In Pedobacter heparinus DSM 2366, the following are encoded in one genomic region:
- a CDS encoding RNA polymerase sigma factor yields MLEYHKLNDNELTDLVRKSDELAFAEIYQRYWTIMYMHALKMLKNEEDARDVIQELFTTLWSKCQSLTSSINLSGYLYTIVRNKVLDLIEQKKTRSIHLESLALYLEEHHNKTLEDLTEREMMQALDHEIGQLPGKMRVIFQMRVKEHKTYKEIAEALEISDKTVKKQVSNAIKLIKPKLSGFTGWPLLLYFLSR; encoded by the coding sequence ATGCTTGAGTATCACAAACTCAATGATAACGAACTGACCGACCTGGTCAGAAAAAGTGATGAACTGGCATTTGCCGAAATTTACCAGCGTTACTGGACCATCATGTACATGCATGCCCTTAAAATGCTGAAAAATGAAGAAGATGCCAGAGATGTGATACAGGAATTATTTACAACACTATGGAGCAAATGCCAAAGCCTCACTTCCAGCATTAACCTTTCAGGCTACCTTTATACCATTGTCAGAAATAAAGTGCTGGACCTGATTGAACAAAAAAAAACAAGAAGTATCCACCTGGAATCTTTGGCACTTTATCTGGAAGAACACCACAATAAAACACTGGAAGACCTTACAGAAAGAGAAATGATGCAGGCACTTGACCATGAGATCGGTCAGTTGCCCGGTAAAATGAGGGTGATCTTTCAGATGCGTGTAAAAGAACATAAAACTTATAAAGAAATTGCTGAAGCGCTTGAAATATCAGATAAAACGGTGAAAAAGCAGGTCAGCAATGCCATTAAGCTCATTAAACCTAAATTAAGCGGCTTTACAGGCTGGCCCCTGCTGCTCTATTTTTTAAGCAGGTAA
- a CDS encoding FecR family protein, which produces MEQDVQQLLSKYKAGTATAQEIALVNRWYATEAARLNMPEGPPEPLLEEQLIWDRIKAAIPLNSELPVKEAKPKKLNDLKWLAIAASLLILLSAGFYLYKNTYNHEAEMARLRAHDIKPGGNKATLTLADGTQLALDDQADGEIAKQAGTSISKTTNGQLIYTVKDNPTGEVTNNTISTPRGGQYQVNLPDGTKVWLNAQSSLTFPTAFTGNRRLVNLKGEGYFEVAKLKKMPFIVVANKQTVFVYGTHFNVNSYVDEERTKTTLLEGSVDVLSTEREQAPKAIFKIATLKPGQQAEFSNGHLKVQQADVEEAIAWKNGKFKFSNENIESLMRKVARWYDVDIEYKGKISKEGFGGQVSRSRNVSEILEVLQLTRLVHFEIEGRRIIVSSE; this is translated from the coding sequence ATGGAGCAGGATGTACAACAACTACTCAGTAAATACAAAGCAGGAACCGCCACGGCACAGGAAATTGCCCTGGTTAATCGCTGGTATGCCACTGAAGCAGCCCGCTTGAACATGCCGGAGGGCCCTCCAGAACCCTTGCTGGAAGAACAGCTGATCTGGGACCGCATCAAAGCGGCTATCCCGCTAAATTCCGAATTACCTGTAAAGGAGGCAAAGCCGAAAAAATTGAATGATCTTAAATGGCTTGCCATCGCTGCGTCCTTGTTGATATTGCTTTCTGCAGGCTTCTACCTCTACAAAAATACCTATAACCATGAGGCTGAAATGGCCAGGTTAAGAGCACACGATATTAAACCTGGTGGGAATAAAGCAACGCTTACCCTGGCCGATGGAACTCAGCTTGCTTTGGATGATCAGGCCGATGGAGAGATTGCGAAACAAGCGGGTACCAGTATCAGTAAAACTACTAATGGTCAACTTATTTATACGGTTAAAGACAACCCTACCGGGGAAGTGACCAACAATACCATCAGTACACCGAGGGGCGGGCAATACCAGGTCAACCTTCCTGATGGTACTAAGGTATGGCTAAATGCCCAGTCGTCTTTAACCTTTCCAACTGCTTTTACCGGTAACCGGAGATTGGTCAATCTTAAAGGAGAGGGATACTTTGAAGTAGCTAAGTTAAAAAAAATGCCTTTTATAGTGGTAGCTAATAAGCAGACCGTATTTGTTTATGGTACACATTTTAATGTAAACAGTTATGTTGATGAGGAACGTACAAAAACAACGCTATTGGAAGGCAGTGTGGATGTATTAAGTACAGAGCGTGAACAAGCTCCGAAAGCCATATTTAAAATCGCAACGCTCAAACCTGGCCAACAAGCAGAATTCAGCAACGGACACCTCAAAGTTCAGCAGGCGGATGTTGAAGAGGCCATTGCCTGGAAAAATGGTAAATTCAAATTCAGCAACGAAAACATAGAAAGCCTGATGCGTAAAGTAGCACGCTGGTATGATGTAGATATTGAATACAAGGGCAAGATATCTAAAGAAGGTTTCGGCGGACAGGTTTCCCGCTCCCGCAATGTTTCTGAAATTTTAGAGGTTTTACAATTAACCCGATTGGTCCACTTTGAAATAGAAGGAAGGAGGATTATCGTTTCATCAGAATAA
- a CDS encoding TlpA family protein disulfide reductase has protein sequence MKPFYAFLLLLTVSTLSCNQDAKKSPPIPGESKTSTSPSVTDPSKAGKPVAPARELLTDFMTFWNYYSGNVKLNQDFEAYDVKGTLITKEIFLKNLNSGLYFPLRVYTKSAELGYKLQEIPATADTMIPAYMKQFSKQELTYYKMQGKNIPSFNFTAIDGNTYTSENTKGKIVLFKCWFISCLPCVQEMPALNDLVKKYKDRKDILFISLAIDGKKELQQFLAKTRFDYATIPDQENYMSKKLNVTGYPTHFLIDKAGKLVRALHNETELAEALEKEIAL, from the coding sequence ATGAAACCCTTTTACGCTTTCCTGCTCTTACTTACAGTTTCAACTTTATCCTGTAACCAGGATGCTAAAAAATCGCCTCCAATACCCGGGGAAAGTAAAACCAGCACAAGCCCCTCTGTTACCGACCCTTCAAAAGCAGGTAAGCCTGTTGCCCCAGCCCGCGAGCTGCTGACTGATTTTATGACTTTTTGGAACTATTATTCCGGTAATGTAAAGCTCAATCAGGATTTTGAAGCGTACGACGTCAAGGGCACATTAATTACTAAAGAAATTTTCTTAAAAAACTTAAACAGCGGCCTGTACTTTCCTTTAAGAGTTTACACCAAATCTGCAGAACTGGGTTATAAGCTCCAGGAAATTCCGGCCACAGCAGACACCATGATCCCGGCTTATATGAAGCAGTTTTCAAAGCAGGAACTGACCTATTACAAAATGCAGGGCAAAAACATTCCTTCCTTTAATTTTACCGCTATAGATGGGAATACTTATACATCGGAAAATACCAAGGGAAAAATCGTTTTGTTTAAATGCTGGTTTATCAGCTGCCTGCCCTGTGTACAGGAAATGCCCGCATTAAATGATCTGGTAAAAAAATACAAGGACAGGAAAGACATCTTGTTTATCAGCCTGGCAATAGATGGTAAAAAAGAGTTACAGCAGTTTTTAGCCAAGACGCGGTTTGATTATGCCACCATTCCTGACCAGGAAAACTATATGAGCAAAAAATTAAACGTTACAGGCTACCCTACTCATTTTTTAATTGATAAAGCCGGTAAACTGGTAAGGGCACTACACAATGAAACTGAGCTTGCCGAGGCTTTGGAAAAGGAAATAGCCTTATAA
- a CDS encoding bifunctional helix-turn-helix domain-containing protein/methylated-DNA--[protein]-cysteine S-methyltransferase, producing the protein MESLNTIDYNRIAAAIEYLKVNFKAQPSLEAIAEQVHLSPFHFQRMFKEWAGVTPKKFLQYLSVEYAKRILKDKQATLFDAAYETGLSGTSRLHDLFINIEGMTPGEFKNGGAQLQINYSFAESPFGSVLVASTAKGICYMAFADDETLAVEELKKSFPNARYRQVLDRIQQNALYIFTQDWQRLSEIRLHLKGTPFQLKVWETLIKIPMGKLTTYGAIAGSIDSAKASRAVGTAVGNNPVAFLIPCHRVIRSTGELGEYHWGNTRKTAMIGWEAAKIG; encoded by the coding sequence ATGGAAAGTTTGAATACAATTGATTACAACAGAATTGCAGCAGCGATTGAGTATTTAAAGGTTAATTTTAAAGCACAGCCTTCACTGGAAGCCATTGCTGAACAGGTACATTTGAGCCCTTTTCATTTTCAAAGGATGTTTAAGGAATGGGCCGGGGTAACCCCTAAAAAGTTTCTCCAGTATTTAAGTGTGGAATATGCAAAAAGGATTTTAAAAGATAAGCAAGCCACTTTATTTGATGCTGCTTATGAGACAGGCTTATCTGGCACCAGTCGCCTGCACGATCTTTTTATCAATATTGAGGGCATGACCCCTGGAGAATTTAAAAATGGCGGAGCACAGCTGCAGATCAATTATAGTTTTGCTGAAAGTCCTTTTGGTTCAGTCCTGGTTGCTTCAACAGCAAAAGGTATCTGTTATATGGCATTCGCAGACGATGAAACCCTGGCTGTTGAAGAACTGAAAAAGAGCTTTCCCAATGCGCGATACCGGCAGGTGCTGGATAGGATACAGCAAAATGCACTGTATATATTTACGCAGGACTGGCAACGGCTTTCGGAGATCAGGCTGCATTTAAAGGGAACGCCCTTCCAGCTTAAGGTATGGGAAACGCTTATTAAAATACCCATGGGGAAGCTGACCACCTACGGCGCCATTGCAGGGAGTATTGACAGCGCCAAGGCCAGCAGGGCCGTTGGAACAGCAGTGGGCAACAATCCCGTGGCCTTTTTAATTCCCTGCCACAGGGTGATCAGGTCGACAGGTGAACTGGGTGAATACCATTGGGGCAATACCAGGAAAACAGCCATGATTGGCTGGGAAGCCGCAAAGATAGGCTAG
- a CDS encoding carboxypeptidase-like regulatory domain-containing protein: MKQGKNAVRFFNLLVLFIILFSNNAVKAQKQPVYSISQAKQFKTLMDTVRKDMPVEKLYLHLDKFNYLAGDTLWLKAYLLEGPFLMPSSKSGLFYVELVNAENKVLKRMKFPAKYGMGWGNISLDERDLPTGNYLLRAYTNWMLNFGEAAAYTANIYISNATLPGNAAVLKKAVKNLNTPLIPNTGTTLGINSSPEKADMELTITAEGEAKNLSGYYLVGQSRGVVCYAIPVNLKDGKIVNAVPKSLFPTGIARFTLIDKNLKALNERMIYIDQHDQLKVNVNTVQAVYKSRDSIALRIKVTDKNNEPVQGSFSLSVTDDSQVAQGPTKNGDLNTYMLLSSELRNQPKSADAYSNGTVAAQQALDSLALTAGWLGYNWNELSNYKIPKYSAEPEFMITGKVSSTFSGLAGAKVSLFVKKPLLFMDTVAGPDGRFIFKNLPIADTAVYKIQATNKKGKNFFVNLEVDEWKPPVFSPLLVNYSTEAQVKDPALEQKVEKALALKQQQDKSTGKLLNEVNIEAKKIVKGSHNLNGSGEADQVLTESDLLKEGKRPLYELLMARIPGLVMGSYLYPPSKIRKFGLKLKNQLVKIIIDGIDLDQSYEYWQLMADADDSAEGLQERYTHIKTNLDNFTAEDVKGIEVMYNASYNVKYNNKFLSTAETSFSGKGGLTGVGGASGIDYTYIEITTRNGRGPFMKQTPGTYLYKPLAFSLPKKFYSPKYLNKDSSVTDIRSTIYWEPNIITDEKGEATVSFYAAGQPSSYTIVVEGSDMNGQLGSARMPALIKIAP, encoded by the coding sequence ATGAAACAAGGAAAAAACGCGGTACGATTTTTTAATTTACTTGTTTTATTTATAATCCTGTTTTCCAATAACGCTGTTAAGGCACAAAAACAACCCGTTTATAGCATCTCCCAGGCCAAACAGTTCAAGACGCTGATGGATACGGTAAGGAAAGATATGCCGGTAGAGAAACTATACCTGCACCTGGACAAGTTCAATTACCTTGCGGGCGATACACTTTGGCTTAAGGCCTATTTACTGGAAGGACCTTTTTTAATGCCATCCAGCAAAAGTGGACTGTTTTATGTTGAACTGGTAAATGCTGAAAATAAAGTATTGAAACGGATGAAATTTCCGGCTAAATATGGGATGGGTTGGGGTAACATCAGCCTGGATGAAAGGGACTTGCCAACAGGCAATTACCTGCTGCGCGCCTACACCAACTGGATGCTTAATTTTGGTGAGGCCGCTGCTTATACCGCAAACATTTATATCAGTAATGCAACGTTACCGGGCAATGCTGCAGTTTTAAAAAAGGCTGTTAAAAACCTCAATACACCTCTTATTCCAAACACCGGAACTACTTTAGGCATAAATAGTTCTCCGGAAAAAGCAGATATGGAACTGACCATTACTGCTGAAGGGGAAGCTAAAAATTTATCAGGTTATTACCTTGTTGGCCAGTCCAGAGGTGTAGTTTGCTATGCCATTCCGGTTAACTTAAAAGACGGAAAGATTGTAAACGCTGTTCCAAAGAGCCTGTTCCCTACCGGTATTGCAAGGTTTACCCTTATTGATAAAAATCTGAAAGCACTGAATGAAAGGATGATCTATATTGATCAGCACGACCAGCTGAAGGTCAACGTCAATACGGTGCAGGCCGTTTACAAAAGCAGGGACAGTATTGCGCTGCGGATAAAGGTTACAGATAAGAACAATGAGCCTGTACAGGGAAGTTTCTCCCTGTCGGTAACCGATGACAGCCAGGTTGCTCAGGGCCCTACTAAAAACGGGGACCTGAATACCTATATGCTGCTTTCCTCAGAACTGCGCAATCAGCCTAAAAGTGCAGATGCATACAGCAACGGTACTGTTGCTGCCCAACAGGCATTGGATAGTCTGGCACTTACCGCTGGTTGGTTGGGCTATAACTGGAACGAGCTGTCAAACTATAAAATACCTAAATATAGCGCCGAACCGGAATTTATGATTACAGGAAAAGTAAGCTCAACTTTTTCAGGATTGGCGGGGGCAAAAGTTAGTTTATTTGTAAAAAAACCTCTACTGTTTATGGATACCGTTGCCGGCCCAGATGGAAGGTTCATTTTCAAAAACCTGCCCATTGCAGATACGGCAGTTTATAAAATACAGGCCACTAATAAAAAAGGTAAAAACTTCTTTGTGAACCTGGAAGTAGATGAATGGAAACCGCCCGTGTTCAGCCCTTTACTTGTAAATTATTCAACCGAGGCCCAGGTAAAAGACCCCGCTCTTGAGCAGAAGGTAGAAAAAGCCCTTGCGCTAAAACAACAGCAGGATAAATCTACCGGAAAGCTATTGAATGAAGTGAACATTGAAGCAAAAAAGATAGTCAAGGGTTCACATAATTTGAATGGATCAGGCGAGGCCGATCAGGTTTTAACGGAAAGCGACCTGTTAAAAGAGGGTAAAAGGCCATTATACGAGTTGCTAATGGCACGTATACCCGGTTTGGTTATGGGCAGCTATTTATATCCCCCATCTAAAATAAGAAAGTTTGGCTTGAAGCTTAAAAATCAGCTGGTTAAAATTATCATAGATGGTATAGACCTGGACCAGAGCTACGAGTACTGGCAGCTGATGGCAGATGCCGATGATTCCGCAGAAGGTTTGCAGGAGCGATATACGCACATCAAAACGAACCTTGACAATTTTACAGCCGAAGATGTGAAAGGAATAGAGGTAATGTACAATGCTTCTTATAATGTAAAATACAACAATAAGTTTTTAAGTACGGCCGAAACCTCATTTAGCGGAAAAGGTGGGCTAACCGGAGTTGGTGGTGCTTCGGGCATAGATTATACCTATATAGAAATCACCACCCGAAATGGCAGAGGGCCTTTCATGAAACAAACACCCGGAACTTACCTGTATAAACCGCTCGCTTTTTCACTGCCAAAAAAATTCTATAGCCCAAAATACCTTAACAAGGATAGTAGTGTAACCGATATCCGTTCTACTATTTATTGGGAACCCAATATCATTACCGATGAAAAAGGGGAAGCCACTGTATCATTTTATGCCGCAGGGCAACCGTCCAGTTATACCATTGTTGTGGAAGGGAGCGATATGAACGGACAGCTGGGCTCGGCACGCATGCCTGCCCTTATAAAAATAGCGCCTTAA